From the Hevea brasiliensis isolate MT/VB/25A 57/8 chromosome 13, ASM3005281v1, whole genome shotgun sequence genome, the window AGCAAGACTTATCTCCAGGAATTTCAGGGCTTCTGAACTTAGAGCTTCTAATCAACTGTACAGGGTTAAACCATGGAATTGCTATAGGGGCTCTCACGAGTTCACATGTATGCTTTCTCCAAGATGAAACGGATGATGAATCATATGTCTTTACGTCATCCAGAGGAATGAGTTCAGTTGAGGTATGCTTGCGAGCAGAAGCAGTCTTTTCAGGATTGCTTTCCAAACCAAAATCCTTCCTTTCTCTATGCAATTTTCCACTGTTTAGATTCAATAAATGAGAAGTTGCAAGTTCACTGGCTTGCTCAATCTCAACATCTTTGGATGATGCAGATAGTTTTTCTGTACAAATCCTTGCAGGGAAAGAATTCATTTCACCGCTACTTTGCACTGAAAGGAAAGATACCAGTCATGTAAGTCATCAGCAGTAATAAGAAATGAAGAATAAAATTGAACACAACATAGGATATTGCACGACCCAAAAAAGATAAAAAGGAATAAGAGAAGAAGCTTCTAATCTGATGCAACCTTCTAATAAGTTCTCACCAGCTTCATCATTATCAGATAGGCACTCCTGTCGACTTTCATCCTTGTCCAGGTGTAACACACTTGAGAAAGCTTCAGGATCCACTCTTGTCTGGATATTTTGGACCGTCTCCTTTGGTTGAGATTGGACGTCTGAATTTCTTTTTGCAGACAGATCCTGGCAGGGGATCTCTCTAAGGTCTGCCACAGGACCAAGAAAAACATTGGATTCAGGATTTGTTTCTTCCTCAAGCTTGATGGGTTCATTCAAATCAGCTAGGCATTTGGTTTTCCTAGAAAATGGAGCTTGAGACACATTATAATCCTGGAAAACCAAGTTACCATCATTAATGCCATGAAATGGTTCTACAACACTCTTCTGCACATCCTCAGCAATGTTTTTCATAGGATAACATGAAACTTCAGGAGAAGCTGTTTCCCCAGCTAAAGATTCCTCTTGTTCACTATCAATGTACTCATCAGCTGGAAGTTCTAGATCCAATGTCCTTTTACCAACTTTCTTGCACTTAGACTCCAACAACGCAGTTTCTTTTCTAGAGCCTTCATTTTGAAAAGTACTGAAACCATCCTGCAGGATCTTTCCTTCAACATAATTCAAATGATTTTGGTTGTTTTCAGCAACCAAAATGGAGGATTGACTACAAGCAGGATTCAACCAGGACAAGGCAGAAACCTTGTGTGTCCTTTGGAAACACTCAAATGAGGCTTCAGAGAAGATTTGATTTGACTGTGGGGTTTCTAGCTGTAGATGATGTCCATAAAACTTGATCCTTTTCATTTCTTCCATCAATTCTCTCTGTCTGTTGTAAAGGCGATGGAGTTCATGGATCTACACAGCCAAAACACAATTTACACACATTTCAACAACTGCAACAGGTTTTGAtcacatactcaattcatatcaaAGTTTACTTattatggaaaagtataattgaagAATCAGACAAGAAAAAGGGTCCAAATGTGTTCTGTTAGGTCAGATTTGGATGACCAAAGgaagtactttttttttttttctaattgaaGCATGGGCCATGGCTCTTCAAGGTTTCAAGCTCATCACTTCACCTGGGTTTACCACAAGTGCACTGGATGAGCCAATCCACATAGGACAAAATACTattattttagattgagaattacTGGCATGTTTTAAATTAAGAATTACTGGCATGTTTTAAATTAATACATATCatcaattttttattttgcaACCTGAGCAGAGTGCTTGGACATTCATCTTTTCGAGTGAAGCAGCGAGAGTTATTGCACCCTTAAATTCACAAACACAAAATACATGGTGAACTCTTCTCAGAACTTAAAATAAGTTATACCATAATCCTATTGCCAACCAGAAATCATTGTTCGTCAACTAGCCTCTATTATCCACAATATTTTGAGGAATATTCAAATTAATTGCAATTATATGTCTCAGAAACAGAGTTTATGCTTAGCAGAATAGGCTACTTCCATTAAACATGGAATGTGATTATCTAAGTAATAGGTAAAAAGCAAAATACTCTGCACTAAAACTTGAGACAGGACATACCTGATCCCTAAATATAGCTTCATGCTGGAGCATTGTTTGCTTCAGTTTTTCCTTGTAAGTCAGATAATGGTCGGGAAATTGAGGTGCCAAGTTCCCATTGAAGTAGTGTCCATTCTTTGAGATTTCATCAACGTTATTTGAGGGCCAGATACTGCAACTAGCATTTAAATTAAGATCCCTAGTGGAACAAAATCCTGGGAAGTACCACTGCATTTCTGTTTGCATTCCTAGCATTGCCATGAAACTTGGAGCATAAGTCTCAATTTATCCTTTGTAACATTACTCCATTAGCAGAGAATTCTGCAGCCAAATCATAAATGGTTTAAAAAAAGAGAAAACACCTagaaatacaaaatattattcctTCCTTCACTGATGGCTTCTATTGGCAAGCAGCATGCTTTAAGTTCATGCATTTCCATAGCTCAGTAGAAACTTGTTAAATAATACAAATATGGATAAGCCAACTTTCTCCATTATAGCAATCATAAATTTACAAAGCACTACTTCAAGAAACTGAATTAGAGAGGTCAAATTATGTCAAGAAttagaaaaaacaaaaaaaattgaacCTTTCGTTTTAAGTTCTTTTTAttcttcaaagaaaatttaaattcaGTGATTAAATTAGATTCTATCAGAAGTTGTTGACACAAGAATGTGAGTGACGGTAGCGCAAGCACATTGCAGATAACCAATGTTAAAAATAATATCTTTCttattatatacaattgattaagGCCAATCCTACTACAATGCTCTCAGGCAGCTACAATTCATACAACACCAGAGCATTTAAGAAGTTCTAAAATGAGTAGAATGGCAGATCTAGATCAGTGCACCATTCAATCTCAAATATTCAGAAATGTCAAAACTACAGGGCAAAAATATGAATGAAGTTCATAATTAACAAGAGAAAAATGGCAATCTGCATATGACAAAGGATGTAATGTTATTTGGGAAcccaaaaatttaggaaaaaaaaaaaggtggctTCGTACACGGCACTCAGCATCCACAAAGACATAGAGGACAGATTTATATGgatgaattgaaaagaaaaatgaaaataattaaaaataaaatgccaCGTCATCAGAGCACCATAACATTCTCCACACTAATGGATGAACAGGGAAATCATCTAATGAAATCAGAATCAGATGCCCCACAAAGTACTCTGTCAATCCCAAATATTCAGGATGTAACCAATTTCTACAACTTTTGTGCCAAATG encodes:
- the LOC110639197 gene encoding uncharacterized protein LOC110639197 isoform X2 — its product is MAMLGMQTEMQWYFPGFCSTRDLNLNASCSIWPSNNVDEISKNGHYFNGNLAPQFPDHYLTYKEKLKQTMLQHEAIFRDQIHELHRLYNRQRELMEEMKRIKFYGHHLQLETPQSNQIFSEASFECFQRTHKVSALSWLNPACSQSSILVAENNQNHLNYVEGKILQDGFSTFQNEGSRKETALLESKCKKVGKRTLDLELPADEYIDSEQEESLAGETASPEVSCYPMKNIAEDVQKSVVEPFHGINDGNLVFQDYNVSQAPFSRKTKCLADLNEPIKLEEETNPESNVFLGPVADLREIPCQDLSAKRNSDVQSQPKETVQNIQTRVDPEAFSSVLHLDKDESRQECLSDNDEAVQSSGEMNSFPARICTEKLSASSKDVEIEQASELATSHLLNLNSGKLHRERKDFGLESNPEKTASARKHTSTELIPLDDVKTYDSSSVSSWRKHTCELVRAPIAIPWFNPVQLIRSSKFRSPEIPGDKSCCGINLEFRSTFCSASAQSSFCNSDNEFVSEDSDTRKHIKGSVDPKLTRDIDLNSMSPNCSSDVAVHTIWITEGEEKCKESTGGLALHRTNPAHIVNSNKSLHLDYSMPDSGEQLTKNDLVFGSKHDNISSGFGFHVDLNSCINDEDSSPMPTLSTEIDLQAPASPENKETSPPGGESDENQLEMPCELPKQESRDLLEDLITVAAETIVSMSSSQVQTYTEIMTSKPAGASQNDPLYWFSKIASSVVDDPESEFGVVLSFKNTDHHDENLSDGIDYFEAMTLKLKETKVEQFCCKASILKEEAASSPSLPILPRGRTRRWGQQRKDFQSEILPSLASLSRYEITEDLQAIGGLIEAAHQNTDARRTGRNGWTSGRRRRFSVSSVKAETSLCALSKQQTTNGEHSIKESSLIGWGKITRRRRGQRCPASNLRLILNQV
- the LOC110639197 gene encoding uncharacterized protein LOC110639197 isoform X1, with amino-acid sequence MAMLGMQTEMQWYFPGFCSTRDLNLNASCSIWPSNNVDEISKNGHYFNGNLAPQFPDHYLTYKEKLKQTMLQHEAIFRDQIHELHRLYNRQRELMEEMKRIKFYGHHLQLETPQSNQIFSEASFECFQRTHKVSALSWLNPACSQSSILVAENNQNHLNYVEGKILQDGFSTFQNEGSRKETALLESKCKKVGKRTLDLELPADEYIDSEQEESLAGETASPEVSCYPMKNIAEDVQKSVVEPFHGINDGNLVFQDYNVSQAPFSRKTKCLADLNEPIKLEEETNPESNVFLGPVADLREIPCQDLSAKRNSDVQSQPKETVQNIQTRVDPEAFSSVLHLDKDESRQECLSDNDEAGENLLEVQSSGEMNSFPARICTEKLSASSKDVEIEQASELATSHLLNLNSGKLHRERKDFGLESNPEKTASARKHTSTELIPLDDVKTYDSSSVSSWRKHTCELVRAPIAIPWFNPVQLIRSSKFRSPEIPGDKSCCGINLEFRSTFCSASAQSSFCNSDNEFVSEDSDTRKHIKGSVDPKLTRDIDLNSMSPNCSSDVAVHTIWITEGEEKCKESTGGLALHRTNPAHIVNSNKSLHLDYSMPDSGEQLTKNDLVFGSKHDNISSGFGFHVDLNSCINDEDSSPMPTLSTEIDLQAPASPENKETSPPGGESDENQLEMPCELPKQESRDLLEDLITVAAETIVSMSSSQVQTYTEIMTSKPAGASQNDPLYWFSKIASSVVDDPESEFGVVLSFKNTDHHDENLSDGIDYFEAMTLKLKETKVEQFCCKASILKEEAASSPSLPILPRGRTRRWGQQRKDFQSEILPSLASLSRYEITEDLQAIGGLIEAAHQNTDARRTGRNGWTSGRRRRFSVSSVKAETSLCALSKQQTTNGEHSIKESSLIGWGKITRRRRGQRCPASNLRLILNQV